One Nocardia iowensis DNA window includes the following coding sequences:
- a CDS encoding adenylate/guanylate cyclase domain-containing protein: MRTRWPLYLTSMLLANAFGAVLVWAFIQYGLPVPEGSQDGARRTGLLVPALVFITGGLLSMAASALMLRPVMRWQMRGGPPSRQEQMAALHAPLRQAILHLALWLIGGAILALLIITDEPKLAGAVIVTLCMAATIVFGFTYMLGERILRPVAAAALTAGTFDHTLTPGVGTRMAMTWGMGTFAPTIAIVLLCITQISSDVKFSAQSLAISILLLCGVVIMQALALSMLTASSISDPVRQLSQAIDRVQEGARDVQVEVFDGSEIGLLQVGFNRMMEEAAKRRQLQELFGQHVGEEVAQRALDYGTELGGETRFVAVLFVDMVGSTATAAERPPTEVVSLLNEFFRIVVDVIDRHNGFVNKFVGDAALAIFGAPLDRPDAPTAALAAARELRAVLRQVPGLDIGIGVSAGLAVAGNIGAANRFEYTVIGDPVNEASRLTELAKDQPGRTLASGSALYFADESEQDKWETGDEVQLRGRRRKTLLAYPKEGIDVPDSADAETVRSLG, encoded by the coding sequence ATGCGAACGCGCTGGCCGCTGTACCTGACATCGATGCTGCTGGCCAATGCCTTCGGTGCGGTGCTGGTGTGGGCGTTCATCCAGTACGGCCTGCCCGTCCCCGAAGGATCGCAGGACGGTGCCAGGCGCACCGGCCTGCTCGTCCCTGCCCTGGTCTTCATCACCGGCGGCCTGCTCAGCATGGCTGCGTCCGCGCTGATGCTGCGCCCGGTGATGCGCTGGCAGATGCGCGGCGGTCCACCGAGCCGCCAAGAACAGATGGCCGCGCTACACGCCCCGCTGCGCCAGGCCATTCTGCATCTGGCGCTGTGGCTGATCGGCGGGGCGATCCTCGCCTTACTGATCATCACCGACGAGCCGAAGCTGGCGGGCGCGGTCATCGTCACCCTGTGCATGGCCGCCACCATCGTGTTCGGCTTCACCTACATGCTGGGTGAGCGCATCCTTCGCCCGGTCGCCGCGGCCGCTTTGACCGCGGGCACGTTCGACCACACCTTGACGCCGGGCGTCGGCACCAGGATGGCAATGACCTGGGGCATGGGCACTTTCGCCCCCACCATCGCCATCGTGCTGCTGTGTATCACCCAGATCTCCTCGGACGTGAAGTTCTCCGCCCAATCGCTGGCCATCTCGATCCTGCTGCTCTGCGGCGTGGTGATCATGCAAGCGCTGGCCCTTTCCATGCTCACCGCCTCCAGCATCTCCGACCCGGTGCGCCAGCTCAGCCAGGCCATCGACCGGGTGCAGGAGGGCGCGCGCGACGTCCAGGTCGAGGTGTTCGACGGCAGCGAGATCGGGCTGCTGCAGGTCGGCTTCAACCGGATGATGGAAGAGGCCGCCAAGCGCCGCCAGCTGCAGGAGCTGTTCGGTCAGCACGTCGGCGAGGAAGTCGCGCAGCGCGCCCTCGACTACGGCACCGAACTCGGCGGGGAAACGCGGTTCGTCGCGGTGCTGTTCGTCGACATGGTCGGTTCCACCGCGACCGCCGCCGAGCGACCGCCGACCGAGGTGGTGAGCCTGCTCAACGAGTTCTTCCGGATCGTGGTCGACGTCATCGACCGACACAACGGCTTCGTCAACAAGTTCGTCGGCGACGCGGCGCTGGCCATCTTCGGCGCACCGCTGGACCGGCCGGATGCGCCGACCGCCGCGCTGGCCGCCGCCCGCGAACTGCGTGCGGTGCTGCGGCAAGTACCCGGCCTCGATATCGGCATCGGCGTCTCGGCGGGCCTTGCCGTCGCCGGAAATATCGGTGCGGCAAATCGTTTCGAATATACGGTGATCGGCGACCCGGTCAACGAGGCATCACGGCTGACCGAACTCGCCAAAGACCAGCCAGGACGCACCCTGGCCTCGGGCAGCGCGCTGTATTTCGCCGATGAAAGCGAGCAGGACAAGTGGGAAACCGGCGACGAGGTACAGCTGCGCGGACGGCGCCGGAAAACACTTCTCGCCTATCCGAAGGAAGGCATCGACGTGCCGGACAGTGCAGACGCCGAAACGGTGCGTTCGTTAGGCTGA
- a CDS encoding response regulator, which produces MVVDDHPMWRDGVSRDLAEAGFEVAATADGVGAATRRAAAVRPAVVLMDMQLPDGNGAQATAEVLRVSPDSRVLVLSASAERDDVLDAIKAGASGYLVKSASAAELIEAVRATAAGQPVFTPGLAGLVLGEYRRMATTPAAPDEPHRPALTERETEVLRMVAKGLSAKQIAARLGLSHRTVENHVQATLRKLQLANRVELTRYAIEQGLE; this is translated from the coding sequence ATGGTGGTGGACGACCATCCGATGTGGCGGGACGGGGTCTCGCGCGACCTCGCCGAGGCCGGATTCGAGGTGGCCGCCACCGCGGACGGGGTCGGCGCGGCGACAAGGCGGGCGGCGGCGGTGCGGCCCGCGGTGGTGCTGATGGACATGCAGCTACCCGACGGAAACGGCGCACAGGCCACCGCCGAGGTGCTGCGCGTCTCGCCGGACAGTCGGGTGCTCGTGCTCTCGGCGTCGGCGGAACGCGACGATGTGCTCGACGCGATCAAGGCCGGTGCCTCGGGTTATCTGGTGAAGAGCGCGTCGGCGGCGGAGCTGATCGAGGCCGTGCGCGCGACCGCCGCCGGACAGCCGGTGTTCACCCCCGGGCTCGCGGGCCTGGTGCTCGGCGAATATCGGCGCATGGCCACGACACCAGCGGCCCCGGACGAGCCGCACCGCCCCGCACTGACCGAGCGGGAGACCGAAGTGCTGCGGATGGTCGCGAAAGGCCTGTCCGCCAAGCAGATCGCGGCACGTCTCGGCCTGAGCCATCGGACCGTGGAAAATCACGTCCAGGCGACGCTGCGCAAGCTTCAGCTGGCCAACCGGGTCGAGCTCACCCGCTACGCGATAGAACAGGGGCTCGAGTAA
- a CDS encoding DUF3054 domain-containing protein, with amino-acid sequence MKKLVPLLVDALLVILFCAIGRRSHEEAVLAGLLRTLWPFAIGLAIGWIVAVAAASRVFGDAGRDARFDGTALWPTGILVWLGTLCGGMLLRVISGQGTAFSFVLVAACVLALFLLGWRAAIQALN; translated from the coding sequence GTGAAGAAACTGGTGCCGTTGCTGGTAGATGCGCTGCTGGTGATCTTGTTCTGTGCGATCGGCAGGCGTAGCCATGAGGAAGCGGTGCTCGCCGGGCTACTTCGTACGTTGTGGCCGTTCGCCATCGGCCTGGCGATCGGCTGGATCGTGGCGGTGGCCGCGGCGAGCCGGGTGTTCGGTGACGCGGGGCGCGACGCGCGGTTCGACGGAACCGCGTTGTGGCCCACCGGAATTCTGGTTTGGCTCGGCACCCTCTGCGGCGGCATGCTGCTGCGCGTGATCAGCGGTCAGGGAACTGCGTTCAGCTTCGTCCTGGTCGCGGCCTGTGTGCTGGCGCTGTTCCTGCTCGGCTGGCGCGCGGCCATCCAAGCCTTGAATTAA
- the macS gene encoding MacS family sensor histidine kinase produces MVRRSAEPRSSDVATTPLWRAAQALRLVTLLYAVGQQIASVPYYQNQRLSWVLIALMAVWSGASAIMLSQWQVPDVRRLRVWVVFGDHVVVIALMASTRLVADYGWYHGHQTLPTTLWATNAVIGAAILRGPVAGILSGALIASVALTVRDQWGQDVWTDATVPVLVSVGLALGLAANTARRAQDQLERAVRLTAATEERERLSREVHDGVLQVLSYIKRRGTEIGGPTEELAQRAAEQEVALRVLLSEQADRGDSGGAEVDLRPLLTVHAKPSVFVSTPGDPVLVGRWAGTEIAAAVATALSNVELHAGPDAKAYVLLEDTGDELVISVRDDGVGIPPGRLAEAEAEGRLGVSRSIVGRIGALGGTADLLTEIDGGVGFGTEWEFRVPRT; encoded by the coding sequence ATGGTGCGTCGCAGCGCTGAGCCGCGGTCGTCCGACGTGGCGACCACGCCGCTGTGGCGCGCCGCGCAGGCGTTGCGGTTGGTGACGCTGCTGTATGCGGTGGGGCAGCAGATCGCGTCGGTGCCCTACTACCAGAACCAGCGGTTGAGCTGGGTGCTGATCGCCCTGATGGCGGTGTGGTCCGGCGCGTCCGCGATCATGCTGTCGCAGTGGCAAGTTCCTGATGTGCGGCGGCTGCGCGTCTGGGTGGTGTTCGGCGACCACGTCGTGGTGATCGCGCTGATGGCGTCGACCCGGCTGGTCGCCGATTACGGCTGGTACCACGGACATCAGACGCTGCCGACGACCCTGTGGGCCACCAATGCGGTGATCGGGGCGGCAATCCTGCGCGGACCCGTCGCGGGGATACTGTCCGGCGCGTTGATCGCGTCGGTCGCGCTGACCGTGCGCGACCAGTGGGGACAGGACGTGTGGACCGATGCCACGGTACCGGTGCTCGTATCCGTCGGCCTGGCGCTGGGTTTGGCGGCGAACACCGCGCGCCGTGCCCAGGACCAGCTCGAACGCGCGGTCCGGCTGACCGCGGCCACCGAAGAGCGGGAACGGCTTTCGCGCGAGGTGCACGACGGAGTGCTGCAGGTGCTCAGCTACATCAAGCGGCGCGGCACCGAGATCGGCGGACCCACCGAGGAATTGGCCCAGCGCGCCGCGGAACAGGAAGTGGCGCTGCGGGTGCTGCTCAGCGAACAGGCCGATCGCGGGGATTCCGGTGGCGCCGAAGTCGATCTGCGTCCGCTGCTGACCGTGCACGCGAAGCCGTCGGTGTTCGTCTCGACGCCCGGTGATCCGGTGCTGGTCGGGCGTTGGGCGGGCACCGAGATAGCGGCGGCCGTTGCGACAGCGCTGTCCAATGTCGAACTGCACGCCGGCCCTGACGCGAAAGCCTATGTACTGCTCGAAGACACGGGGGACGAGCTGGTGATCAGCGTGCGCGACGATGGCGTCGGCATCCCGCCAGGCCGGTTGGCGGAGGCGGAAGCGGAAGGGCGGCTCGGGGTTTCGCGGTCCATCGTCGGCCGGATCGGGGCGCTCGGCGGGACCGCCGACCTGCTCACCGAGATCGACGGCGGGGTCGGCTTCGGCACCGAATGGGAATTCCGGGTGCCGCGAACATGA
- a CDS encoding lysylphosphatidylglycerol synthase transmembrane domain-containing protein — MTANGELAGEPPPPPTAGRRRGKFWWAKWVLGVALLALLIAEGIYLWPRLHESWRKLSDIHWGWVAACIWLQALSMSGFGRVQKQLLHAGGVEVSQRKSVAVVYGATAMSVTLPAGQVFSTAFTYRQTRRFGASPIVASWQLVFSGVVAAAGLALLGVGGTLLSGGTIGPFKLILSLAAVVALVVGGNYVSRNPGSLEALLRKVLGLVNRLRKRSADQGTNKLRDVLSQLESVDLGKRDGTLVGVWALVHRFADVACLGAACYAVGADPRLAGLLLAFAIGKAVGSIPFAPGGIVYVDATLIYGLTAAAGLPAAQAVAAAFVYRLVSFILVAIVGWIVFLFLFRTPQDDDAEFEKEFSQRRF; from the coding sequence GTGACGGCCAATGGGGAACTGGCAGGGGAACCTCCTCCGCCGCCCACGGCCGGGCGCCGCCGTGGCAAATTCTGGTGGGCCAAATGGGTGCTCGGCGTCGCCCTGCTGGCCTTATTGATCGCCGAGGGCATCTATCTGTGGCCGCGATTACACGAATCGTGGCGCAAACTCAGCGATATTCACTGGGGGTGGGTCGCCGCCTGTATTTGGCTGCAGGCATTGTCGATGAGCGGATTCGGGCGGGTGCAGAAACAGCTACTGCACGCCGGGGGTGTCGAGGTAAGTCAGCGAAAATCTGTCGCCGTGGTCTATGGCGCCACCGCCATGTCCGTCACATTGCCCGCGGGGCAGGTGTTCTCCACCGCCTTCACCTATCGGCAGACCCGGCGCTTCGGTGCCAGTCCGATCGTCGCCTCTTGGCAGCTGGTGTTCTCGGGTGTGGTCGCCGCGGCGGGCCTCGCACTGCTGGGGGTGGGCGGCACGCTGCTGTCCGGCGGAACCATCGGGCCGTTCAAGCTGATCCTTTCGCTGGCCGCGGTGGTCGCGCTGGTTGTGGGCGGCAACTACGTTTCGCGCAATCCCGGGTCGTTGGAAGCGCTGCTGCGCAAGGTGCTCGGCCTGGTGAACCGGCTGCGCAAGCGCTCGGCCGACCAGGGCACCAACAAACTCCGGGACGTGCTCTCGCAGTTGGAGTCGGTGGATCTCGGCAAGCGCGACGGCACCTTGGTCGGCGTGTGGGCGCTGGTACACCGGTTCGCCGACGTGGCCTGTCTCGGCGCCGCGTGTTACGCCGTCGGCGCCGATCCCCGCCTGGCCGGGCTGCTGCTGGCGTTCGCCATCGGCAAGGCGGTCGGCTCGATCCCGTTCGCGCCAGGCGGCATCGTCTATGTCGACGCGACGCTGATCTACGGGCTCACCGCGGCCGCAGGACTACCCGCCGCGCAGGCGGTCGCCGCCGCGTTCGTCTACCGGCTGGTGAGCTTCATCCTGGTGGCGATCGTCGGCTGGATCGTGTTCCTGTTCCTGTTCCGCACACCGCAGGACGACGACGCCGAGTTCGAGAAGGAATTCTCCCAGCGCCGGTTTTGA
- a CDS encoding NTF2-like N-terminal transpeptidase domain-containing protein: MALMGVAALAIAMGSCGIHESKNEAEAVVERFTELLDKQDYTRASELTSYPSAASATLKQMFSGLQPGKVDYKKTQFIGLDSEAAIFSMNADWNFGENKNWNYSLQGNVRKLAIGWRISWDPAIVMPQLDHNRTVRLVRTQPSPAPRVNDIAGQPLMTEQIINVIKLDPAKMPDPIASTDALAKAIEPVAPLITGPSLMQQVATSQGKPVVAVNLREADFELLEPAMAPIPGVVMEKQPRLISADRRIWSPMLDALRKVQQESQEQHSGWGVQIFEQDGRFVTQLAGVQGPPGPDIAGTMDQRLQRAAEDAVVSSATPSSIVAIQPSSGAVVAVAQNSQASEHGPVAFTGLYPVGGNIELFRNITAVSKGKAPHDVSVQEAAEAATALGVGIDFKVPGLDEVTGRLAVAGRSAEQVRQGGGSDAVLASPFGMAIAAAAIARGEVPRPLIEVGRPSTTDAQLAPLSPEVADRLRGMLRDSTNAPEFASLRMYRDVSGFSATAGRDGWLIALMGDLAFAIHINDVDSGDATARMAARMLQSLAAPET; the protein is encoded by the coding sequence ATGGCACTCATGGGAGTGGCGGCGCTTGCGATCGCGATGGGATCGTGCGGGATACACGAGAGCAAGAATGAGGCCGAGGCTGTCGTCGAGCGCTTCACCGAGCTGCTGGACAAGCAGGACTACACCAGGGCTTCGGAGCTCACGTCGTACCCCTCGGCGGCTTCGGCAACCCTGAAGCAAATGTTTTCCGGATTGCAGCCGGGCAAGGTGGACTACAAGAAGACGCAATTCATCGGCCTCGACTCCGAAGCGGCGATCTTCAGCATGAACGCCGACTGGAACTTCGGCGAGAACAAGAACTGGAACTACAGCCTGCAGGGCAACGTGCGCAAGCTGGCCATCGGCTGGCGCATCTCCTGGGACCCGGCGATCGTCATGCCGCAGCTCGACCACAACCGCACCGTGCGCCTGGTGCGGACCCAGCCGTCGCCCGCGCCGCGGGTGAACGACATCGCGGGCCAGCCGCTGATGACCGAGCAGATCATCAACGTGATCAAGCTCGACCCGGCGAAGATGCCCGACCCGATCGCCTCGACCGACGCGCTGGCCAAGGCCATCGAACCGGTCGCGCCGCTGATCACCGGGCCGTCACTGATGCAGCAGGTGGCCACCTCACAGGGCAAACCGGTGGTCGCGGTCAACCTGCGCGAGGCCGACTTCGAGCTGCTGGAACCGGCGATGGCGCCGATCCCCGGCGTGGTGATGGAAAAGCAGCCGCGACTCATCTCCGCCGACCGCCGGATCTGGTCGCCCATGCTGGACGCGCTGCGCAAAGTGCAGCAGGAAAGCCAGGAGCAGCACTCCGGTTGGGGTGTGCAAATTTTCGAGCAGGACGGTCGTTTCGTCACTCAGCTCGCCGGCGTGCAGGGCCCGCCAGGCCCGGACATCGCGGGCACCATGGACCAGCGCTTGCAGCGCGCCGCCGAGGACGCGGTCGTGAGTTCGGCGACGCCGTCCTCGATCGTGGCGATCCAGCCGTCCAGCGGCGCGGTGGTCGCGGTCGCCCAGAACAGTCAGGCCAGTGAACACGGTCCGGTGGCGTTCACCGGGCTCTACCCGGTCGGCGGCAATATCGAGCTGTTCCGGAACATCACGGCCGTCAGCAAAGGCAAGGCGCCGCACGACGTTTCGGTGCAGGAGGCGGCCGAGGCGGCGACCGCGCTCGGCGTCGGCATCGACTTCAAGGTACCTGGCTTGGACGAGGTGACCGGAAGGCTTGCGGTCGCGGGCCGCAGTGCCGAGCAGGTGCGCCAGGGCGGCGGCTCGGACGCGGTGCTGGCCAGCCCCTTCGGGATGGCCATCGCCGCCGCCGCGATCGCCCGCGGCGAGGTGCCGCGCCCGCTGATCGAGGTTGGCCGGCCGAGCACCACGGACGCGCAGCTCGCCCCGCTGTCGCCGGAGGTCGCCGACCGGTTGCGTGGCATGCTGCGTGACTCGACCAACGCCCCCGAGTTCGCGAGCCTGCGAATGTACCGCGATGTCAGCGGTTTCAGCGCGACCGCGGGACGGGACGGCTGGCTCATCGCGCTCATGGGCGACCTGGCCTTCGCCATCCACATCAACGACGTGGACAGCGGAGACGCCACCGCGCGAATGGCCGCGCGGATGCTCCAGTCGCTGGCCGCTCCGGAGACTTAA
- a CDS encoding AI-2E family transporter, whose protein sequence is MTDPKPSSKRKPSVARPAADSVHPIVRVSAEWGWRLLILFAVALALAAIVQKLATVVIPLAIALLAAALLAPLVDWLQRLGVPRVVGVFVALVGSLGLVAGVMTFVVEQFVAGVPQLSDEFTNSIHKIQDWLITGPPHLSNDQIRNAGDQIVKTIQSNQDRLTSGALTTATVIAELLTGLFLTLFILIFFLYGGDQIWNFVTRIVPTPQRERVRTAGQLGFGTLVGFVRATVAVAAVDAIGIGAGLGILGVPLALPLASLVFIGAFIPIIGAFVAGFVAVFIALVTKGLITSLIVLGIIIAVMQLEGHVLQPLLLGRAVSIHPLAVVLAITAGVVLGGIAGGLLAVPFVAVMNTAIRSLLADSPEEMFEELQTGEDLYDAEPDEPEPGRFDVAATLAKEAGEGSAAAPESDDGGPKG, encoded by the coding sequence GTGACGGACCCCAAGCCAAGCTCGAAGCGGAAGCCCTCCGTGGCCCGGCCTGCCGCGGATTCGGTGCATCCGATCGTTCGGGTGTCAGCGGAGTGGGGTTGGCGACTGCTGATCCTGTTCGCGGTGGCGCTCGCACTGGCCGCGATCGTGCAGAAGCTGGCGACCGTGGTCATTCCGCTGGCCATCGCGCTGCTCGCGGCGGCGCTGCTCGCGCCGCTGGTGGACTGGCTGCAACGGCTCGGGGTGCCGCGGGTGGTCGGTGTGTTCGTCGCGTTGGTCGGGTCGCTCGGGCTGGTGGCCGGGGTGATGACCTTTGTCGTCGAGCAGTTCGTCGCCGGTGTGCCGCAGCTGTCCGACGAGTTCACCAACAGCATTCACAAGATCCAGGACTGGCTGATCACCGGGCCGCCGCATCTGAGCAACGATCAGATCCGCAATGCGGGCGACCAGATCGTCAAGACGATCCAGTCCAATCAGGACCGGCTCACCAGCGGGGCGCTGACCACCGCGACGGTGATCGCCGAGCTGTTGACCGGCCTGTTCCTGACCTTGTTCATCCTCATCTTCTTTCTCTACGGTGGCGATCAGATCTGGAACTTCGTCACCAGGATCGTGCCGACGCCGCAGCGCGAGCGGGTGCGCACGGCCGGTCAGCTCGGGTTCGGCACCCTGGTGGGATTCGTGCGGGCCACCGTGGCGGTCGCGGCGGTCGACGCCATCGGCATCGGCGCCGGGCTGGGCATACTCGGTGTGCCACTGGCACTTCCACTGGCCTCGCTGGTGTTCATCGGCGCGTTCATCCCAATCATCGGCGCCTTCGTCGCCGGGTTCGTTGCGGTGTTCATCGCATTGGTGACCAAGGGATTGATCACCTCGCTGATCGTGCTCGGCATCATCATCGCGGTGATGCAGCTGGAAGGGCATGTGCTGCAACCGTTGCTGCTCGGCCGGGCGGTGAGCATCCATCCGCTGGCGGTGGTGCTGGCGATCACCGCGGGCGTGGTGCTCGGCGGAATCGCTGGCGGTCTGCTCGCGGTGCCGTTCGTCGCGGTGATGAATACGGCCATCCGGTCGCTGCTCGCGGACAGTCCGGAGGAAATGTTCGAGGAACTACAGACCGGCGAGGACCTATATGACGCCGAACCGGACGAACCGGAGCCCGGCCGGTTCGATGTGGCGGCGACATTGGCGAAAGAAGCGGGGGAAGGCTCGGCCGCCGCGCCGGAATCCGATGACGGCGGGCCGAAGGGCTGA